One stretch of Planococcus sp. PAMC 21323 DNA includes these proteins:
- a CDS encoding response regulator transcription factor, whose amino-acid sequence MKEPRLLIVEDEQAISHMLVTILKKENFSYIDTADTAEEGLALCKAKSYDLILLDVMLPGRSGLEICPLIREISDASIFFLTARNTDLDKLSGFAVGADDYITKPFNPLEVAARIKAHLRRRLGNTLKIDESIFEYGQLTVNTTSATVKVDGQPVELAAQVYQLLLFFCRHPNQLFSKSQLYEKVWREEFLGEDNTVMVHIRKLREKIEKNPSTPNFIITVRGLGYKFVSDEGNHEST is encoded by the coding sequence ATGAAGGAGCCGCGATTATTAATTGTTGAAGATGAACAAGCTATTTCACATATGCTAGTAACTATTTTAAAGAAAGAGAATTTCTCTTATATTGATACAGCAGACACAGCAGAAGAGGGTTTGGCTCTATGTAAGGCAAAATCTTATGATTTGATCTTACTAGATGTCATGCTTCCGGGGCGTAGTGGTTTGGAGATTTGTCCGCTTATTCGAGAGATTTCAGATGCATCCATTTTTTTCTTAACGGCACGAAACACGGATTTGGATAAACTTTCAGGATTTGCTGTAGGTGCAGATGACTATATTACGAAGCCCTTCAATCCGCTGGAAGTTGCTGCACGTATTAAAGCACATCTTAGAAGACGTCTTGGCAATACGCTAAAAATTGACGAAAGTATTTTTGAATACGGTCAACTTACGGTAAATACGACATCAGCAACTGTAAAAGTTGATGGACAGCCTGTTGAACTAGCTGCTCAAGTATATCAATTATTGTTGTTTTTTTGCCGACACCCCAATCAATTATTCAGTAAAAGCCAACTGTATGAAAAAGTTTGGAGAGAAGAGTTTTTAGGTGAAGACAATACGGTAATGGTACATATTAGAAAGCTAAGGGAGAAAATCGAAAAAAACCCGAGTACTCCAAATTTTATCATCACTGTCCGAGGGCTTGGCTATAAATTTGTTTCAGATGAGGGAAATCATGAATCTACATAA
- a CDS encoding ABC transporter permease, whose translation MIAIGKKEFVDLFKSIKSLIIIALLLVTSYFSAKYSDILGTAVALTEQEMKDVYTAGLVFLLIFFGQLFVTSISHDTINKESHERTMRFLVTRTSRGQILFGKFSGVWLFWFSCIFVSFLLISIFSSQFHFLIFSQAIALLTYQISLTVLLSVVIHKPSITMFLGVMIGLLYPIFNFWLMLTTNSWFSWLKFASPYYYLMETDYLFLVVFVFSAMILAIALLVFNRREF comes from the coding sequence ATGATAGCAATTGGGAAAAAAGAATTTGTTGATCTGTTCAAAAGCATTAAATCACTTATTATTATCGCTTTACTGCTTGTTACATCTTATTTTTCTGCAAAATACTCAGATATTTTAGGCACTGCTGTTGCTTTGACTGAACAAGAAATGAAAGATGTGTACACAGCGGGACTGGTTTTTTTATTGATATTTTTTGGTCAGCTGTTCGTAACTAGTATTTCACACGACACGATCAACAAAGAAAGTCATGAACGAACGATGCGATTTCTAGTAACGCGTACTTCTCGAGGTCAAATATTATTCGGTAAATTTTCAGGAGTCTGGCTATTTTGGTTTAGTTGTATTTTCGTTTCATTTTTACTAATCAGTATTTTTTCTTCACAATTCCATTTTCTGATTTTCTCTCAGGCGATTGCCTTATTGACCTACCAAATTTCGTTAACTGTCTTATTGTCTGTAGTCATACATAAGCCTTCTATCACAATGTTTTTGGGTGTAATGATCGGATTACTGTACCCAATTTTCAACTTTTGGTTGATGTTAACAACTAACTCGTGGTTTAGTTGGCTAAAGTTTGCAAGTCCTTATTATTACCTTATGGAAACAGACTACTTATTTTTAGTTGTCTTTGTCTTTTCCGCAATGATACTAGCCATTGCATTGCTAGTTTTTAATAGGAGGGAATTTTAA
- a CDS encoding ABC transporter ATP-binding protein, producing MHAIQTQFLTKTYGSTPVVKGINLIVEEGEVFGFLGRNGAGKSTFINMLTGITHPTSGSFSLLGIDGPNENVKKLVGVMPDYSTLFNSMSAINQLKYLSSLSGVPVSNADCEHVLKLVGLEETGKKKVSKFSFGMKKKLGIAQAIIHNPSLIFLDEPTSGLDAESALHIHKLIVSLQQQGKTIFMTSHNLNEVEKICTTIAIMKDGSIVKSGTIEELRAFYRSTITVELKHELIPPSEATKLDTWLETVGSELQQTSSTTTITVSSEQKIAEIIRAFTHCQVDILRVGVSELSLEEMFLAE from the coding sequence ATGCACGCAATTCAAACTCAGTTTTTGACTAAAACTTATGGGTCTACTCCTGTAGTTAAAGGCATCAATCTTATTGTAGAGGAGGGTGAAGTTTTTGGTTTTCTCGGTCGAAACGGAGCGGGCAAGTCAACATTTATCAATATGCTAACAGGCATTACACATCCTACAAGCGGAAGCTTTTCTCTTCTTGGCATTGACGGCCCAAATGAAAACGTTAAAAAGCTTGTCGGTGTCATGCCAGACTATTCAACCCTATTTAACTCGATGTCTGCCATCAACCAGTTAAAATACTTATCCTCTCTTTCTGGTGTGCCGGTTTCTAATGCTGACTGCGAACATGTATTAAAACTGGTTGGTCTTGAAGAAACAGGAAAGAAAAAAGTAAGTAAGTTTTCGTTTGGAATGAAGAAAAAACTTGGCATTGCACAAGCCATCATTCACAATCCTAGTTTGATTTTTCTCGACGAACCAACCTCTGGATTAGATGCCGAATCCGCTTTACACATTCATAAATTAATCGTTTCTTTGCAACAGCAAGGAAAGACTATTTTTATGACTTCTCATAATCTAAATGAAGTTGAAAAGATATGTACGACGATAGCTATTATGAAAGATGGAAGTATTGTCAAAAGTGGAACTATAGAAGAACTGCGTGCATTTTATCGTTCAACAATAACTGTAGAACTAAAACACGAACTTATTCCGCCCAGTGAAGCTACGAAGTTAGATACATGGTTAGAAACTGTGGGTTCAGAACTTCAACAAACTTCTTCTACTACAACTATTACGGTTAGCAGTGAACAAAAAATCGCCGAAATCATTCGTGCTTTCACTCATTGCCAAGTGGATATTTTAAGAGTAGGGGTTAGCGAGCTATCTTTAGAAGAAATGTTTCTAGCTGAGTAA
- a CDS encoding winged helix-turn-helix domain-containing protein, which yields MAMQQFKAEFFKALAHPLRIRILEILADGNKSVNEIQQLAESEGSAVSQQLTVLRSKNIVTGSKEGNRVIYSLRDPIIIDLLDVAKKIFNNQLSETITILDRLNEGEKVE from the coding sequence ATGGCCATGCAACAGTTTAAAGCCGAGTTTTTCAAAGCTTTAGCGCATCCACTTCGCATCCGAATTCTAGAAATTTTGGCGGACGGCAATAAAAGCGTAAACGAAATCCAGCAACTTGCCGAAAGCGAAGGCTCGGCCGTCTCGCAACAATTAACCGTTTTGCGGTCAAAAAACATTGTTACCGGCAGCAAAGAAGGAAACCGGGTCATTTATTCTTTGCGCGATCCCATAATTATCGACTTATTGGATGTAGCGAAGAAAATTTTTAATAACCAATTGTCGGAAACCATTACGATATTGGATCGGTTGAATGAAGGCGAGAAAGTAGAGTAA
- a CDS encoding SulP family inorganic anion transporter, which produces MKKKSIFTGRYAGYSVDSFKKDLLSGLVVGIIAIPLGMAFAIASGVDPEYGIYTTIIAGILISLFGGSKFQIGGPTGAFIPILFAIVLTYGYESLLIAGFLAGILLLLMGIFRLGSLIKYIPRPVTIGFTSGIAVLIFVGQIANFLGLRDVEKHESFLMNVKELFLRIDTINLYSVVTAVICLVAVILTPKMLPKVPGPLIGLLVSTVAATAFFPSEVATIGSAFGEISNKLPAFHFPEITWERVQLLIGPAFVIAMLGGIESLLSAVVADGMTGTKHNSNRELIGQGIANMVTPLFGGIPATGAIARTATNIKNGAVSPFSGIIHGLVVLLVLLLFAPYASAIPLASMAPVLMIVAWNMSERRVFVSLMKTKTADSLVLLVTFLLTVFVSLTVAVQVGLLAAVILFVKQMSEQLVIAKALPDPKHKNERVETHRVTNSRDCPQISIFNIEGPLFFGSAQTFEQSIMRTINYKPNVLLLRMGKVPFMDATGEAYLSSIVKDFSKHGTVIFSGMNPHPLSIVKKTGLYDYTGEGHFFEHTGEAIDFSLEQLDRNKCLGCQHFAFKECTALSAGLDYKKTESP; this is translated from the coding sequence ATGAAAAAGAAGTCGATTTTCACAGGAAGATATGCGGGTTATTCAGTCGACAGCTTTAAGAAAGATTTGTTATCGGGGCTAGTCGTGGGTATTATTGCGATTCCACTCGGCATGGCGTTTGCCATTGCTTCTGGTGTAGATCCCGAGTATGGCATTTATACTACCATTATTGCCGGGATATTGATTTCGTTGTTTGGTGGTTCGAAATTTCAAATTGGGGGTCCAACTGGTGCATTTATACCCATCTTGTTTGCCATTGTGCTGACGTATGGTTACGAAAGCTTACTGATCGCCGGATTTTTAGCTGGAATACTGCTTTTATTAATGGGGATTTTCAGACTAGGGTCGTTGATCAAGTATATCCCACGACCCGTCACAATCGGCTTTACGTCGGGAATTGCTGTCCTTATTTTCGTAGGTCAAATTGCGAATTTTTTAGGGTTACGTGATGTTGAAAAACACGAATCCTTCCTAATGAACGTAAAAGAGCTATTCCTCCGAATCGATACAATCAATTTATATAGTGTAGTGACAGCTGTCATTTGTTTAGTTGCCGTTATTTTGACGCCAAAAATGTTGCCGAAAGTGCCAGGCCCGCTTATTGGCTTATTGGTTTCTACTGTCGCAGCAACAGCCTTTTTCCCAAGTGAAGTAGCAACTATTGGATCGGCGTTTGGGGAAATTTCAAACAAGCTGCCAGCATTTCATTTTCCCGAAATTACGTGGGAGCGCGTGCAGCTTCTAATAGGCCCTGCGTTTGTCATTGCGATGCTCGGAGGAATTGAATCCTTGTTATCTGCCGTTGTAGCAGATGGCATGACCGGTACTAAGCACAATAGCAATCGAGAGTTGATCGGACAAGGAATTGCCAATATGGTCACGCCACTTTTTGGCGGAATTCCCGCAACAGGCGCCATTGCAAGAACTGCTACAAATATTAAAAACGGAGCGGTTTCACCGTTTTCGGGAATTATACACGGGCTTGTGGTACTTCTCGTTCTATTATTGTTCGCGCCCTACGCTTCAGCTATTCCACTAGCCAGTATGGCACCTGTGCTGATGATTGTTGCGTGGAATATGAGTGAGCGACGTGTGTTTGTTTCTTTGATGAAAACCAAAACGGCAGACTCACTCGTTTTACTCGTGACGTTCTTGTTAACGGTTTTTGTCAGTTTGACCGTTGCGGTACAAGTAGGGTTATTGGCTGCTGTGATTTTATTTGTAAAACAAATGAGTGAACAATTGGTCATCGCAAAAGCATTGCCAGACCCAAAACATAAAAACGAACGAGTCGAAACTCACCGCGTAACGAATAGTCGGGACTGTCCACAAATTAGTATATTTAATATCGAAGGTCCGTTATTTTTTGGGTCAGCACAAACCTTCGAACAGTCGATTATGCGCACCATAAACTACAAACCTAATGTCTTGTTGTTACGAATGGGCAAAGTGCCATTTATGGATGCGACGGGTGAAGCGTATTTATCAAGTATTGTAAAAGATTTTTCAAAACATGGAACGGTAATCTTTTCGGGAATGAATCCGCATCCGTTAAGTATCGTGAAAAAAACAGGTTTATATGATTATACTGGAGAAGGGCATTTCTTCGAGCATACTGGAGAAGCCATTGATTTTTCATTAGAACAACTGGACCGAAACAAATGCTTAGGGTGTCAACATTTTGCATTTAAAGAATGCACCGCACTTTCAGCGGGTCTGGATTACAAAAAAACGGAAAGTCCGTAA
- a CDS encoding NADPH-dependent FMN reductase, with translation MTKIGIITGSTRPGRNSLQVAQWVKNIADKRGDAEYEVVDLAEFNLPMYAEPVSAAYSQDYQTPEAIPWAKKIKELDGYVFICPEYNHGVTSALKNAIDYLYPEWNNKAAGIVSYGSSGGVRAAEALRIILAELQVATVRTHPAMSLFTDFVKMSEFKPADLHEKSVTTLLDQVNAWTNAFEPLRNK, from the coding sequence ATGACGAAGATTGGGATTATTACAGGCAGTACAAGACCAGGACGCAATAGCTTGCAAGTAGCACAATGGGTAAAAAACATTGCAGACAAACGCGGAGATGCTGAATACGAAGTGGTTGATTTGGCTGAATTTAATTTGCCGATGTATGCAGAGCCTGTTTCAGCTGCGTACAGTCAAGATTATCAAACCCCTGAAGCGATTCCGTGGGCTAAAAAAATTAAAGAGCTGGACGGCTATGTGTTTATTTGTCCGGAATACAACCACGGGGTAACATCTGCTTTGAAAAACGCCATCGATTATTTATATCCAGAATGGAATAATAAAGCAGCTGGAATCGTCAGCTACGGTTCATCAGGCGGGGTGCGTGCAGCTGAAGCATTGCGTATTATATTAGCTGAGCTGCAAGTGGCTACCGTTAGAACGCATCCGGCGATGTCGCTCTTCACAGATTTTGTGAAAATGAGTGAGTTTAAACCGGCCGATCTGCACGAGAAATCGGTGACAACTTTACTGGATCAAGTAAATGCTTGGACGAATGCATTTGAACCGTTAAGAAATAAGTAA
- a CDS encoding IS256 family transposase, protein MTQFTTDIMQALVKKEDISEVFRKHLETAVNTLLQTELTAFLDYEKYDRIGFNSGNSRNGVYTRTLHTEYGDLELSMPRDRNGEFNQQTVAPYKRSNDTLEAFVIHMFQKGVTMSEISDLIEKMYGHHYTPQTISNMTKVMSEQVEAFKSRPLDQRYACVYLDATYISLKRDTVSKEAVYITVGIREDGSKEVLAYTVAPTESAFVWEEVLLDLKERGVEEVLLFISDGLKGITDRIFSVFPDAQYQACCVHLSRGIRHKVRVTNRKEILDDFKSVYRAENRELGEKALKVFVDKWKTAYPKVTKSLEANPYIFTFYSFPKSIWRSIYSTNLIESFNKNVKKYSKRKEQFPNEDSLDRFLVSQFEIYNQKFSTRCHIGFDQARAELAEMFKQS, encoded by the coding sequence ATGACTCAGTTTACAACAGATATTATGCAAGCTCTAGTAAAAAAAGAAGACATCTCCGAAGTTTTCCGTAAGCACCTGGAGACGGCGGTCAATACGCTCCTCCAAACAGAACTTACAGCTTTCCTGGATTACGAAAAATACGACCGCATCGGTTTCAATTCCGGCAACTCACGCAACGGTGTCTACACGCGGACACTCCATACGGAGTATGGGGATTTGGAGCTTTCGATGCCACGGGACCGGAACGGCGAATTCAACCAACAGACGGTCGCTCCGTACAAGCGCTCAAACGATACGCTGGAAGCCTTCGTTATTCATATGTTCCAAAAAGGCGTGACGATGTCCGAAATATCGGATTTGATCGAGAAGATGTACGGTCATCATTACACGCCACAAACCATTTCTAATATGACGAAAGTGATGAGCGAACAGGTCGAAGCGTTTAAATCTCGTCCATTAGATCAGCGCTATGCTTGCGTCTATCTCGATGCAACTTACATTTCTCTCAAGCGCGACACGGTCTCGAAGGAAGCTGTCTATATTACTGTTGGCATCCGAGAGGACGGCTCAAAAGAAGTGTTGGCCTATACAGTGGCCCCTACGGAATCCGCATTCGTTTGGGAAGAAGTCCTGTTGGACTTGAAAGAGCGCGGTGTCGAAGAGGTGCTTTTGTTTATCTCCGACGGCTTGAAAGGCATCACTGATCGCATCTTTTCGGTCTTTCCCGATGCTCAATATCAGGCGTGCTGCGTCCACCTGTCGCGTGGTATCCGACACAAAGTTCGCGTCACCAATCGCAAGGAAATTCTTGATGATTTCAAATCGGTCTATCGGGCAGAGAACCGGGAACTGGGTGAAAAAGCGTTGAAAGTCTTTGTCGATAAATGGAAAACGGCCTATCCCAAAGTGACGAAATCGTTGGAAGCGAATCCCTATATTTTCACCTTCTACAGTTTCCCAAAATCCATTTGGCGAAGCATCTATTCGACGAACCTGATCGAATCGTTCAACAAGAACGTAAAGAAATACAGCAAACGCAAGGAGCAATTTCCGAACGAAGATTCCTTAGATCGCTTCTTGGTTTCCCAATTTGAAATCTATAACCAGAAATTCTCCACCCGTTGCCATATCGGATTCGATCAAGCCCGTGCAGAGCTGGCTGAGATGTTCAAGCAATCTTAA
- a CDS encoding PAS domain S-box protein, producing the protein MKNFIDKSQHPVLASTEILDLIQDPIFLIAEDHETFRYVYANPAACNILSLQKTDIGKKLEEVLSSAHIPLYYYRKVQSSTTKIEVTETIRTEDGSILGDIMLNPILSDGGQCIYILVTIKELTELKKTALLLEESEQRYQSLAENHPYGIFEFDANGHLKSGNIGTETITGYSAEELLETSFLSMIVSTEIEKIRHHFYETLHNNRLERYEFAYRHKNGKLLYLQATNIPILLDGKLVGMHAVVTDITEVTYAKKSLNEAKEKLEIYWKNSAVPIFYIDAKGDILSANPAFEEIFGFTEEEMINKKGSIIPQEMKPAQMAMLKRILQGETIESHDTVRITKSGKLLNIISSYSPVRNEKKEVVGATIISKNVTELKKVEKELQKSQEKYRLITESTLDIITLINLSGHIEYVSPASEKILGFPDHVYIGKLFTQNIHPEDTFKLIDNVTALINGEKPTALDVRYLHCDGHYIWMEVSPTPVYSNGEMTQLFTLARDVTERKRLQSDIAKMAFHDHLSGIPNRRSFDDKLEKAVLQATRTNKKIAVLMLDGRKFKKINDQFGHDVGDAVIKEMATRLQASIRPGDTAARLGGDEMGVILPDIDSLDIAIATAEQILKSYEAPVFFNGHKITMGAGIGISLYPDDAVNEKQLIKHADLALYEAKKAGRDTYRVYEEGQR; encoded by the coding sequence TTGAAAAATTTTATAGACAAATCTCAACATCCTGTTTTAGCTTCTACTGAAATACTCGACTTGATACAAGATCCTATTTTTTTAATAGCTGAAGATCACGAGACGTTTCGTTATGTTTACGCAAATCCAGCCGCTTGCAACATCCTTTCTCTTCAAAAGACCGATATCGGAAAAAAATTAGAAGAAGTCTTATCATCTGCACATATCCCGCTTTACTATTATCGAAAAGTCCAATCTTCAACAACTAAAATAGAAGTTACTGAAACGATTCGAACAGAAGATGGCTCTATTCTTGGAGATATTATGCTTAATCCCATCCTGTCAGACGGTGGGCAGTGCATTTATATTTTAGTTACCATTAAAGAGTTAACAGAACTGAAAAAAACTGCCCTCCTTTTAGAAGAAAGTGAACAGCGCTATCAATCTTTAGCGGAAAACCATCCGTATGGTATTTTTGAATTCGACGCAAATGGACATTTAAAGAGCGGCAATATCGGAACAGAAACAATTACCGGCTACTCTGCGGAGGAATTGCTAGAAACATCGTTCTTATCGATGATTGTTTCGACCGAAATCGAAAAAATTCGACATCATTTTTACGAAACTTTACACAACAATCGACTTGAACGTTATGAATTTGCCTACCGTCATAAAAATGGCAAGCTCTTATATCTTCAAGCTACAAATATACCGATACTGCTCGATGGAAAATTGGTGGGCATGCATGCCGTAGTGACCGATATAACGGAAGTCACCTACGCGAAAAAGAGTTTAAATGAAGCTAAAGAAAAGTTAGAAATCTATTGGAAAAATTCAGCTGTCCCGATTTTTTACATCGATGCTAAGGGAGATATATTAAGTGCAAATCCTGCATTTGAAGAAATATTTGGTTTTACTGAAGAAGAAATGATCAATAAAAAAGGATCCATTATCCCTCAAGAGATGAAGCCTGCTCAAATGGCCATGTTAAAGCGAATTCTTCAAGGAGAAACGATTGAATCACACGATACCGTTCGTATAACCAAGTCAGGGAAATTACTGAATATCATCTCCTCTTACTCCCCTGTCCGGAATGAAAAAAAAGAAGTAGTAGGCGCAACCATTATATCTAAAAATGTAACAGAGCTTAAAAAAGTGGAAAAAGAACTTCAGAAAAGCCAGGAAAAATATCGACTAATTACAGAAAGCACATTAGATATTATTACGTTAATCAATCTTTCTGGACACATTGAATATGTCTCCCCTGCCAGCGAAAAAATTCTAGGGTTTCCGGATCACGTATACATTGGAAAGCTCTTTACTCAAAATATCCATCCAGAAGATACCTTCAAGTTAATAGACAACGTAACTGCTTTGATTAATGGAGAAAAACCTACTGCACTCGACGTTCGTTACTTGCACTGTGATGGTCATTATATTTGGATGGAAGTTTCTCCTACCCCCGTTTATTCAAATGGAGAAATGACTCAATTATTTACACTCGCTCGAGACGTGACAGAACGAAAAAGACTGCAAAGTGATATTGCTAAAATGGCGTTTCATGATCATTTATCCGGCATACCAAATCGCCGCAGTTTTGACGACAAATTAGAAAAAGCGGTTCTTCAAGCAACTCGGACAAATAAAAAAATCGCTGTTTTAATGCTAGATGGCCGTAAGTTCAAAAAAATTAACGATCAATTTGGTCATGATGTAGGAGACGCTGTCATTAAAGAAATGGCTACCCGGCTACAAGCCTCGATTCGTCCTGGTGATACCGCAGCCCGATTAGGTGGAGATGAAATGGGGGTTATTCTACCTGACATCGACTCTTTGGACATTGCAATTGCTACTGCCGAACAAATTCTCAAGTCCTATGAAGCGCCCGTTTTCTTTAACGGCCACAAAATCACAATGGGGGCAGGCATTGGTATTTCTTTATACCCGGATGACGCTGTTAATGAAAAACAACTGATCAAACACGCAGATTTAGCTTTATATGAAGCAAAAAAAGCCGGTCGTGACACTTATCGTGTTTATGAAGAAGGTCAGAGATAA
- a CDS encoding response regulator transcription factor — translation MIRILAVDDDIHMLSFIAAELRQAGYEVVEATSGEEALDILEDEIMDLAVVDVMMPGIDGFELTRIVRTEYDLPVILLTARHHIEDKERGFLAGSDDYLVKPFEAKELLYRVKAILRRYDHPEDDLLVIGSVSIDLKSYEVKSPNGILFIPLKEFELLALMASKPRQVLSRDLIIENVWGIDFQGDEQTINVHVKRLRQRLERFAPDVKIVTVRGVGYKLEVVT, via the coding sequence ATGATTCGGATATTAGCGGTTGATGACGATATACATATGTTGAGTTTCATTGCAGCTGAGCTTCGGCAAGCTGGTTATGAAGTCGTAGAGGCCACTTCAGGCGAAGAGGCCTTGGATATATTAGAAGATGAAATCATGGATTTAGCTGTGGTAGATGTGATGATGCCGGGCATTGATGGTTTTGAACTGACGCGAATTGTTCGGACCGAGTACGATCTTCCGGTTATTTTGTTGACAGCTAGGCATCATATTGAAGATAAAGAGCGCGGATTTTTAGCAGGTTCAGATGATTATTTGGTTAAACCTTTTGAAGCGAAGGAATTGTTATATCGCGTTAAAGCCATATTGCGTAGATACGATCATCCTGAAGATGATTTGCTTGTTATTGGCTCTGTAAGCATTGACTTGAAAAGCTATGAAGTAAAATCACCCAATGGCATCTTGTTTATTCCATTAAAAGAATTTGAGTTACTGGCTTTAATGGCATCAAAACCGCGACAAGTGTTAAGTCGCGACTTGATCATTGAGAACGTTTGGGGAATTGACTTTCAAGGGGACGAACAAACCATTAACGTTCATGTAAAACGACTTCGTCAACGACTTGAACGTTTCGCGCCTGATGTGAAAATCGTTACGGTGAGAGGTGTGGGGTATAAACTGGAGGTTGTCACATGA
- a CDS encoding sensor histidine kinase: MSLYVKFIWFTFATMLISSTIAFFGMNAYYHSQLKGENNDKNMAIAQSFANFLDDIPADETRDALMTLGDAGYQLYVTDGETVERYGGDYRDETINPSEVQQVLDGAEFNGIRDFPRETFVTGFFANELKNTVGVPVRLDGKPHALFMRPNIGLLFQELHLLFGGLAVAIILLSFIGMLVVARLLIQPITKLTEATEKMATETFDVPLAIHRKDEIGRLADQFSTMRSRIEQSTLKRKEFVHNVSHDIQSPLHTIQSYLALLQKEGIGKEEKEQHMAVIQDETTRLSLLTKQLLTLASFDAEAAELVETVSVDQQLQQTLSHLRYAFEEKELGISAQLAEGRVQGNGVLLQTVWENLLTNAIKYSEPGNSIEVRLTTTENHVVLDLQDEGIGMSSTEVEHAFDRFYRADQARTRSTKGSGLGLAIVKEIIELHDGTVKISSTIGEGSTVQVTLPRI, from the coding sequence ATGAGTCTTTACGTCAAATTCATTTGGTTTACCTTTGCTACTATGTTGATCAGCAGCACCATCGCCTTTTTCGGGATGAATGCTTATTACCATAGCCAGTTAAAAGGAGAAAACAACGATAAAAACATGGCCATCGCCCAATCATTCGCTAATTTCTTGGATGATATTCCTGCAGACGAGACACGTGATGCATTGATGACGTTAGGCGATGCTGGCTATCAACTTTATGTAACCGATGGTGAAACAGTCGAACGCTATGGCGGCGACTACCGAGACGAGACGATCAATCCTTCGGAAGTTCAACAAGTATTAGACGGGGCGGAATTTAACGGCATACGCGACTTTCCTAGAGAAACCTTTGTGACCGGCTTTTTTGCGAATGAACTAAAAAATACGGTCGGCGTTCCTGTTAGACTCGATGGCAAACCGCATGCCTTGTTTATGCGACCAAATATCGGATTGTTGTTCCAAGAGCTTCATTTGTTATTTGGCGGTCTAGCCGTTGCCATCATATTATTGAGTTTTATTGGCATGCTAGTCGTTGCGAGGTTACTGATTCAACCAATTACCAAATTAACTGAAGCGACTGAAAAAATGGCAACAGAAACATTCGATGTCCCACTGGCCATTCACCGGAAAGATGAAATTGGCCGTCTCGCAGATCAATTTTCTACGATGCGTTCACGAATCGAGCAATCTACTTTAAAACGAAAAGAATTTGTTCACAATGTGTCTCACGATATTCAGTCACCACTTCATACAATTCAAAGTTATTTAGCTTTGCTTCAAAAAGAAGGCATCGGTAAAGAAGAAAAAGAACAGCACATGGCAGTTATTCAAGATGAAACGACCCGCTTGTCTTTATTGACGAAACAATTGCTCACCTTAGCGTCCTTTGATGCGGAAGCTGCTGAGTTGGTTGAAACGGTGTCTGTCGACCAACAGCTTCAGCAAACTTTGTCGCATTTACGTTATGCTTTTGAAGAAAAAGAACTTGGCATCTCGGCACAACTCGCTGAAGGAAGAGTCCAAGGAAACGGCGTCCTTCTTCAGACAGTGTGGGAAAATTTACTGACCAATGCGATCAAATACAGTGAACCTGGTAACTCCATTGAAGTTCGATTGACGACAACTGAAAATCACGTAGTCTTGGACTTGCAGGATGAAGGCATCGGCATGTCATCAACTGAAGTGGAACACGCTTTTGACCGTTTTTACCGGGCAGATCAAGCACGTACACGTTCGACAAAAGGATCTGGTCTTGGACTCGCGATTGTAAAAGAAATTATCGAATTACATGACGGAACCGTCAAAATTTCCAGCACGATTGGTGAAGGTTCGACTGTTCAAGTTACACTTCCACGTATCTAG